Proteins encoded within one genomic window of Candidatus Hydrogenedens sp.:
- a CDS encoding endonuclease/exonuclease/phosphatase family protein: protein MLTGRKRKLLFWSFFILAPILFPVITFFALAHYSAYHNPMPQDFRQSIYKDTERKPLAQPITLKIVTYNIQDTWVVGRYRPERMYALSQKLAEFDPDIVGFQESFIKKDRDILIKELTSKSRLKYYQYYPSGLLGSGKFTMSAFPIRENFFYRYKVTGDWYRFWEGDWWAGKGSGLARIEIPGVGFLDFYNTHLQAGYGNPRYRAVKEAQAKELADFINTSCWTEFPVILVGDLNTRRGEDAHDSLVVIANLVRIINIDSSIDHIYARKSPYYQFEVLETVELQEGISATGKPIRLSDHNGYMTTVKITPIGN from the coding sequence ATGTTAACAGGGAGAAAACGAAAATTATTATTTTGGAGTTTTTTCATTTTAGCCCCTATCTTATTTCCTGTTATTACATTCTTTGCTCTGGCACATTATAGTGCCTATCACAATCCCATGCCCCAAGATTTCAGACAAAGCATATACAAAGATACGGAACGAAAACCTCTTGCCCAACCTATAACACTAAAAATCGTAACCTACAACATTCAAGATACCTGGGTTGTAGGCAGATATCGTCCTGAACGAATGTATGCCTTATCTCAAAAATTAGCGGAATTCGACCCGGATATTGTTGGTTTTCAAGAATCTTTTATAAAGAAAGACCGTGATATTCTTATAAAAGAACTTACATCCAAAAGCAGACTAAAATATTATCAATATTATCCGAGTGGTCTATTAGGTAGTGGTAAATTTACGATGAGTGCCTTTCCTATTCGCGAAAATTTCTTTTACCGTTATAAAGTTACGGGTGACTGGTATCGTTTCTGGGAAGGGGACTGGTGGGCAGGTAAAGGCTCGGGACTGGCTCGAATTGAAATCCCCGGAGTAGGTTTCCTCGATTTTTATAACACACACTTACAGGCAGGCTACGGAAACCCTCGTTATCGTGCTGTAAAAGAAGCACAGGCAAAAGAATTAGCAGATTTTATTAATACATCCTGCTGGACAGAGTTCCCCGTGATTTTGGTCGGAGACCTAAACACACGAAGAGGTGAAGATGCTCATGACAGTTTGGTAGTTATTGCTAATCTGGTGCGGATAATAAATATTGACTCAAGCATTGACCACATTTATGCAAGAAAAAGTCCCTATTATCAATTTGAAGTATTAGAAACCGTAGAACTTCAAGAAGGAATAAGTGCTACAGGGAAACCTATTCGATTAAGTGACCATAATGGCTATATGACAACGGTAAAAATAACCCCAATTGGAAACTAA
- a CDS encoding 4Fe-4S binding protein, which yields MGHIVNPEREYRLLQQQMDNSITTVPPSPILTEILKILFTPEEAQLARHLPTRPISIKKLAKQLDMEQMALEDKLCDLALRGLVVDVKKGDEHFFSLSPVLGGIFEFIMMRTRDNLPISELAKLFDEYLKKNKEFIYSAFDTDYPFARTFIREETLEIAVADSTEILDWERVSKIIETATNLSLGLCACRHNNHHLGKACSAPLETCISINGGADAMIQMQISKPITAKDALKIVEECKSQQLVQIGDNVQQQVTFLCNCCSCCCSLLNAIRTCNIKHAIKTSNWIMSVNTEQCKGCGKCSQVCPVNAIDIKSPINTDGTNTHKTAQVDETLCLGCGVCATVCKSGAITMKPRPQRVFPPETAFDRMVQRAIERGKLADLILENPEKLSYRAFARILSILEKTTPGKALLAIKPLQSIFFQQAIKILSKT from the coding sequence ATGGGACATATCGTCAATCCAGAACGGGAATATCGGTTATTGCAACAGCAAATGGATAACTCTATAACCACAGTCCCTCCATCGCCCATATTAACAGAAATTTTAAAGATTTTATTTACTCCAGAAGAAGCACAACTTGCCCGACATTTACCCACACGACCTATATCAATAAAAAAATTAGCAAAACAATTAGATATGGAACAAATGGCTTTGGAGGATAAACTTTGTGATTTAGCCCTTCGTGGACTTGTGGTAGATGTTAAAAAAGGAGATGAACATTTCTTTTCACTGTCCCCAGTGTTAGGTGGTATTTTTGAATTTATCATGATGCGTACCCGTGATAATTTGCCTATATCTGAATTAGCCAAACTTTTTGATGAATACTTAAAAAAGAATAAAGAATTTATATATAGTGCTTTTGATACGGACTATCCTTTTGCTCGAACTTTTATTCGTGAGGAAACATTAGAAATAGCAGTAGCAGATAGCACGGAGATATTGGATTGGGAACGAGTCTCAAAGATTATTGAAACGGCTACAAATTTGAGTTTGGGATTGTGTGCCTGTCGTCATAACAATCACCACCTTGGTAAAGCATGCTCTGCACCTTTGGAAACCTGTATATCTATAAATGGTGGTGCAGATGCCATGATACAAATGCAAATCTCAAAGCCAATCACAGCGAAAGATGCATTGAAAATTGTGGAGGAATGCAAATCTCAACAATTAGTCCAGATAGGCGATAATGTTCAACAACAGGTTACCTTTTTATGCAATTGCTGCTCCTGTTGTTGCTCTTTATTGAATGCAATACGCACATGTAATATTAAACACGCTATCAAAACTTCGAATTGGATAATGTCGGTTAATACGGAGCAATGCAAAGGATGTGGAAAATGTTCCCAGGTCTGTCCTGTCAATGCAATTGATATAAAAAGCCCGATAAACACAGATGGAACAAATACTCATAAAACTGCCCAAGTAGATGAGACACTATGCTTGGGGTGTGGAGTATGTGCGACGGTGTGCAAATCGGGAGCCATTACTATGAAACCCCGTCCTCAACGAGTATTCCCTCCTGAAACGGCCTTTGACCGCATGGTTCAACGGGCTATTGAAAGAGGAAAACTCGCCGATTTAATTTTAGAAAATCCTGAAAAATTGTCCTATCGTGCCTTTGCTCGTATATTATCTATTCTTGAAAAAACAACTCCCGGTAAAGCATTATTGGCAATAAAACCTCTCCAATCCATCTTTTTCCAGCAAGCCATTAAAATCCTAAGTAAAACATAA